A single region of the Biomphalaria glabrata chromosome 15, xgBioGlab47.1, whole genome shotgun sequence genome encodes:
- the LOC129923118 gene encoding uncharacterized protein LOC129923118: MPAKAFTANTKARTRLSRKHQTAAAREARLNHLKQATTPKTSATTSNPSIVEPTVSASKRKLSFFSEENITGMGMAMPSTFVCLESLKSLFINLQCSSCGTQNLNLTHDPKKNSGLAIYLQVFCTTCQEVKGDTFTSPKSDKIHTVNRQVVAASLATGMGHAGLVKFSEIMNAPVLHKKSFGQHTKFVFSQSVGYVNQMLKESASTVRAAYPEQSNKHVIDIDVSYDGTWQTRGHSSKYGVGCIIENKTGLVVDYHVLSKHCHVCAKTGNFLKLEDPVKYQLWYNAHKQSCDINHFGSSGSMEQQAAVIMWSRSVEKNGFRYKSVISDGDTNTIKAIHEQNPYPDLVVEKRECLNHVSKRLGTALRNVVDTKKKQKITLGGNGKGKLTQPKINKLQKYFTKALRSSTTIPQMRKAIWATFYHCTSSDDNPMHSDCPAGKSSWCFYQRALARNQPAGSHEKEMTTFLSPLVAEHIRPVFERMTQDELLQRCILGQTQNVNESIHALIWSRCPKHLFVGRKRLEVSVGVGVGEFNMGSKASQLFLSHLNIKTGIQSKSLGLKRDCNRISKAQRCIEKNETKRRLSRKQAEERERQRIEQQEGGPQYIPGGADI; encoded by the coding sequence ATGCCAGCCAAAGCATTTACTGCCAATACTAAAGCCAGAACTCGTCTGTCAAGAAAGCATCAGACTGCGGCTGCCAGAGAAGCAAGGCTAAATCATCTCAAACAAGCCACCACTCCAAAAACTTCTGCAACCACTTCCAACCCATCTATAGTTGAACCCACTGTTTCAGCATCTAAGcgtaagctttctttttttagtgAGGAAAATATTACAGGTATGGGGATGGCTATGCCATCAACTTTTGTTTGCTTAGAATCACTGAAATCACTTTTTATAAATCTTCAGTGTTCATCTTGTGGCACACAAAACTTAAATCTAACCCATGACCCAAAAAAAAACTCTGGGCTTGCCATTTATCTGCAGGTTTTCTGTACAACCTGCCAAGAGGTAAAAGGTGACACTTTTACATCACCTAAATCAGATAAGATCCATACTGTCAACAGACAGGTTGTTGCAGCATCTTTGGCTACTGGTATGGGTCATGCAGGGCTTGTTAAATTTTCTGAAATAATGAATGCGCCTGTGCTTCACAAAAAATCATTTGGGcaacacactaaatttgttttcagcCAGTCTGTTGGCTATGTAAACCAGATGCTAAAAGAAAGTGCCAGTACTGTAAGAGCTGCCTATCCTGAACAAAGTAATAAACATGTCATTGACATTGATGTATCCTATGATGGTACATGGCAGACACGGGGGCACTCTTCAAAATATGGTGTTGGGtgcataatagaaaataaaacaggTCTTGTAGTAGACTACCATGTTCTGTCTAAGCACTGTCATGTTTGTGCCAAGACAGGAAACTTTTTGAAACTAGAGGACCCTGTCAAGTACCAACTGTGGTACAATGCACACAAACAGTCCTGTGATATAAATCACTTTGGCTCTAGTGGAAGCATGGAGCAGCAAGCTGCAGTGATTATGTGGTCACGGTCAGTTGAAAAAAATGGCTTCAGGTATAAAAGTGTCATTTCAGATGGAGACACAAATACCATAAAAGCCATCCATGAGCAAAACCCATACCCTGACCTTGTTGTTGAAAAGAGAGAATGCCTTAATCATGTTTCAAAAAGATTGGGAACAGCTCTGAGGAATGTGgtggatacaaaaaaaaagcaaaaaataacTCTTGGTGGTAATGGGAAAGGTAAACTTACCCAacctaaaatcaataaattgCAAAAGTATTTTACAAAAGCATTACGCTCAAGCACCACTATTCCTCAGATGCGAAAGGCAATATGGGCCACATTTTATCACTGTACATCTTCGGATGATAATCCTATGCACAGTGACTGTCCTGCTGGCAAATCTTCTTGGTGCTTTTACCAGAGAGCCTTGGCTAGAAACCAACCTGCAGGGTCacatgaaaaagaaatgacAACATTTCTTTCCCCCCTAGTGGCTGAGCATATTCGTCCTGTGTTTGAACGAATGACACAGGATGAATTGTTACAACGCTGCATCTTAGGGCAGACTCAAAATGTCAATGAGTCAATTCATGCTTTGATATGGAGTCGGTGCCCTAAGCATTTATTTGTGGGAAGAAAGAGACTTGAAGTCTCTGTAGGGGTAGGTGTTGGTGAGTTTAATATGGGCTCCAAGGCATCCCAACTTTTCTTGAGCCACCTTAATATTAAGACTGGCATACAGTCAAAGTCTTTGGGGCTCAAGAGAGATTGTAACAGAATCTCAAAAGCCCAGAGatgcattgaaaaaaatgaaacaaaaagaaggTTATCAAGGAAGCAAGCAGAAGAACGTGAAAGGCAAAGAATCGAACAACAGGAGGGTGGTCCCCAATACATCCCTGGTGGTGcagacatttaa